Proteins encoded within one genomic window of Methanothrix harundinacea 6Ac:
- a CDS encoding type II toxin-antitoxin system HicB family antitoxin, translated as MKYTVVLEPQEEGGYTVRCLELPGAISQGETKEEALMKIKEAIGLVFEVLRQELLVENAEVLKVELADLR; from the coding sequence ATGAAGTACACAGTCGTCCTCGAGCCTCAGGAAGAGGGAGGTTATACTGTTCGGTGCCTCGAACTGCCGGGAGCCATAAGTCAGGGCGAGACGAAAGAGGAGGCCCTGATGAAGATCAAGGAGGCGATCGGGCTCGTTTTTGAGGTTCTCAGGCAAGAGCTTCTGGTTGAGAACGCCGAGGTCCTGAAGGTGGAGCTGGCAGATCTCCGCTGA
- a CDS encoding class I SAM-dependent DNA methyltransferase produces the protein MPQLEHIEAIEKRLWNAADTLRANSNYASNEYFLPVMGLVFLRHAYSRYLAVPKTEYQELDNVLLGQLLCTLNPDELKKVSGDIFGRIYEFFLTQFADQKAHDGGEFFTPISLVSLIAHVLDPATGSGGMFVQSARIVEEQGQNPTDRLTFRGLEKNATTIRLAKMNLAVHGLEGDIQRAITYYEDPHEQVGKADKVKTDPRLPFGLPGVNKKDKVSNGNYIWISYFYSYLNEGGRAGFVMSSRASSAGGGEAKVRYFWKQARWPAERFPEAKLCDVEGLGKLVDRAEIAANDWSLTPGRYVGVAPEEEDEDFDFEEALREIHVELEDLNAEAVKLAATIKNNFEELGI, from the coding sequence ATGCCACAACTGGAACATATCGAAGCCATCGAAAAACGCCTCTGGAACGCGGCAGACACGCTCCGCGCCAACTCTAATTATGCTAGCAATGAGTATTTCTTGCCCGTTATGGGTCTCGTATTTCTGCGGCACGCCTACAGCCGCTATCTGGCAGTGCCCAAGACCGAGTATCAGGAGCTGGACAACGTCCTCCTCGGACAGCTACTGTGCACGCTCAACCCTGACGAGCTGAAGAAGGTCTCTGGCGACATCTTCGGTCGCATCTACGAGTTCTTCCTCACCCAGTTCGCCGATCAGAAGGCTCACGACGGCGGCGAGTTCTTCACCCCCATCTCATTAGTATCCCTGATAGCCCATGTGCTCGACCCGGCCACAGGCTCTGGCGGCATGTTTGTGCAGAGCGCCCGCATCGTCGAGGAACAAGGCCAGAATCCAACAGACCGGCTAACCTTCCGAGGTCTCGAAAAGAACGCCACCACCATCCGCCTTGCCAAGATGAACCTGGCCGTCCACGGCCTCGAAGGCGACATCCAGAGGGCGATCACCTACTACGAAGACCCTCACGAGCAGGTGGGCAAGGCCGACAAGGTCAAGACCGATCCTCGCCTTCCTTTCGGACTTCCCGGAGTCAACAAGAAGGATAAGGTCTCCAACGGAAATTACATCTGGATCAGCTACTTCTACAGCTACCTGAACGAGGGGGGGAGGGCCGGCTTTGTCATGTCGTCCCGGGCCTCCAGCGCCGGGGGCGGCGAGGCGAAGGTGCGATACTTCTGGAAGCAGGCCCGCTGGCCCGCCGAGCGGTTTCCCGAGGCGAAGCTCTGCGACGTGGAGGGGCTGGGAAAGCTGGTGGACCGGGCCGAGATCGCCGCCAACGACTGGAGCCTGACCCCCGGCCGCTACGTCGGCGTTGCGCCCGAAGAGGAGGATGAGGACTTCGATTTCGAGGAAGCCCTGCGCGAAATTCACGTGGAGCTGGAGGACCTCAACGCCGAGGCGGTGAAGCTGGCGGCGACGATCAAGAATAACTTCGAGGAGCTGGGGATATGA
- the tpiA gene encoding triose-phosphate isomerase — protein sequence MIMTKVVLNFKTYSEATGAEALKLSRICEEAKDQYDVEIAVAVQAPDIRLISENVSIPVYAQHVDGVGFGGFTGSITAAAVKAAGATGTLINHSERRLRLAEIEASISACRAAGISAIVCTNNVPTTRAAASLKPDYVAVEPPELIGSGIPVSKADPGIVTGSVEAVKRIEPSVGVLCGAGISRGEDLRAALDLGSEGVLLASGIVKAKDQKAALEDLLSGIRR from the coding sequence ATGATCATGACAAAGGTTGTGCTTAACTTCAAGACCTACTCGGAGGCTACGGGGGCTGAGGCCCTGAAGCTCTCCCGGATTTGTGAGGAGGCAAAAGATCAGTACGACGTCGAGATCGCCGTGGCGGTTCAGGCCCCGGATATCCGGCTGATATCGGAGAACGTATCGATACCCGTCTACGCCCAGCACGTCGACGGGGTCGGGTTCGGCGGCTTCACCGGCTCCATCACCGCCGCCGCCGTCAAGGCTGCGGGAGCCACCGGGACCCTCATAAACCATTCGGAGAGGAGGCTCCGGCTCGCCGAGATCGAGGCCTCTATTTCGGCCTGCCGGGCCGCCGGGATCTCCGCCATAGTCTGCACCAACAACGTCCCCACCACCCGGGCCGCCGCCTCCCTCAAGCCCGATTACGTGGCGGTGGAGCCCCCCGAGCTGATCGGTAGCGGCATCCCCGTCTCCAAGGCCGACCCCGGCATTGTAACGGGGTCGGTAGAGGCGGTGAAGAGGATCGAGCCCTCCGTCGGGGTTCTCTGTGGAGCCGGGATCAGCCGGGGCGAGGACCTCCGGGCGGCCCTCGATCTCGGGTCGGAGGGGGTCCTCCTCGCCTCGGGGATCGTCAAGGCGAAGGATCAGAAGGCGGCCCTGGAGGACCTCCTCTCCGGGATCCGGAGGTGA
- the thrC gene encoding threonine synthase: MKKIQYYSTNGHPERLDFKEALLRGQAPDKGLYVPDSIPRIPKEELARFSGMEYPEIALSVMRRYIGDLIPEDDLVAILKDAYDFPVPIEKVYDEKYVMRLDRGPTFSFKDFAARLMGRLMQHFLKEEGRSMVILTATSGDTGSAVAHAFYGLDNIRVVVLFPEGEVTGRQRKQMTTLGKNVHVMAVDGKFDDCQAMVKEAFVDPDFADLNLSSANSINIGRLIPQSIYYFYAWSRTAAPDREVVFSVPCGNFGNVMAGLLAMRMDLPVHRFVIATNENDEFPRFLSTGDYRPIRPSVKCISNAMNVGHPSNLARIFWLYGGEMDETGRVVRAPQIEAMRRDIFAVSVTDAETRETISEAYNRYDVLLEPHGAVGWAGLARYLKEVEDWRPSVSLETADPAKFPEEVVRAVGLEPPVPESMARLDGMEERFDLIAGEYGSFKERLSELFRG; the protein is encoded by the coding sequence ATGAAGAAGATCCAATACTACAGCACCAACGGCCACCCCGAGCGCCTCGACTTCAAGGAGGCGCTCCTCCGGGGCCAGGCCCCCGACAAGGGGCTCTACGTCCCCGACTCGATCCCCCGGATCCCAAAAGAGGAGCTCGCCCGCTTCTCGGGGATGGAGTACCCCGAGATCGCCCTCTCCGTGATGCGCCGCTACATCGGCGACCTCATCCCCGAGGATGACCTCGTCGCAATCCTGAAAGATGCCTACGACTTTCCCGTCCCCATCGAGAAGGTCTACGACGAAAAGTACGTGATGCGCCTCGACCGCGGCCCCACCTTCTCCTTCAAGGACTTCGCCGCCCGGCTGATGGGCCGGCTGATGCAGCACTTCCTAAAAGAGGAGGGCCGCTCGATGGTGATCCTGACGGCGACCTCCGGGGACACGGGAAGCGCCGTCGCCCACGCCTTCTACGGCCTGGATAACATCCGGGTCGTGGTCTTGTTTCCGGAGGGAGAGGTGACCGGAAGGCAGAGAAAGCAGATGACCACCCTCGGCAAAAACGTCCACGTGATGGCCGTCGACGGCAAGTTCGATGACTGCCAGGCGATGGTGAAAGAGGCCTTCGTCGACCCCGACTTCGCTGACCTCAATTTGTCGTCCGCCAACTCCATCAACATCGGCCGGTTGATTCCGCAATCGATCTACTACTTCTACGCCTGGTCCCGGACAGCGGCCCCCGACCGGGAGGTCGTCTTCTCCGTTCCTTGCGGCAACTTCGGAAATGTCATGGCGGGGCTCCTCGCCATGAGGATGGATCTACCCGTCCATCGTTTCGTCATCGCCACCAACGAGAACGACGAGTTCCCCCGTTTCCTCTCCACCGGGGACTACCGGCCGATCCGGCCCTCGGTCAAGTGCATCTCCAACGCCATGAACGTCGGCCACCCCTCCAACCTCGCCCGGATCTTCTGGCTCTATGGCGGAGAGATGGACGAGACCGGCCGGGTCGTCCGGGCGCCCCAGATCGAGGCGATGAGGCGGGATATATTCGCCGTCTCCGTCACCGACGCCGAGACGCGGGAGACGATCTCCGAGGCGTACAACAGGTACGACGTCCTCCTGGAGCCCCACGGCGCCGTCGGCTGGGCGGGCCTCGCCCGCTACCTGAAGGAGGTCGAGGACTGGAGGCCTTCCGTCTCCCTGGAGACCGCCGACCCCGCCAAGTTCCCCGAGGAGGTGGTCCGGGCCGTCGGCCTCGAGCCGCCGGTGCCAGAGAGCATGGCCCGCCTCGACGGCATGGAGGAGAGGTTCGACCTCATCGCCGGGGAGTACGGCTCCTTCAAGGAGAGGCTCTCTGAGCTCTTCCGGGGATAG
- a CDS encoding acylphosphatase, whose protein sequence is MICVRVRVSGRVQGVSYRNFTRSHAAELGVKGWVQNLPGGGVEALLQGERKKVGELLSLMKEGPAGALVSGMEVSEVPCREIEEFKVVR, encoded by the coding sequence ATGATCTGCGTCAGGGTCCGGGTCTCCGGGAGGGTCCAGGGCGTAAGCTACAGGAATTTCACCCGGAGCCACGCCGCGGAGCTGGGGGTGAAGGGCTGGGTCCAGAACCTTCCTGGGGGCGGCGTGGAGGCCCTCCTCCAGGGGGAGAGGAAGAAGGTGGGGGAGCTGTTGAGCCTGATGAAGGAGGGGCCCGCCGGGGCCCTCGTCTCCGGGATGGAGGTATCCGAGGTGCCTTGCCGGGAGATCGAGGAGTTCAAGGTGGTCCGCTGA
- a CDS encoding type II toxin-antitoxin system HicB family antitoxin: MEKLHLPIIVEIDEDGYYIVSCPLLKACHTFGETIEEAMEKIKEVIEMCLEDTPIEDLKTFVGYRELEVVCDAEASYD; the protein is encoded by the coding sequence ATGGAGAAGCTGCATCTGCCCATAATTGTGGAGATCGACGAGGACGGATACTACATCGTGAGCTGCCCGCTCCTCAAGGCCTGTCACACCTTCGGGGAGACGATCGAAGAGGCGATGGAGAAGATAAAGGAGGTCATCGAGATGTGCCTGGAAGATACGCCCATCGAAGACCTCAAAACCTTCGTCGGATATAGAGAGCTGGAAGTCGTTTGCGATGCAGAAGCTTCCTACGATTGA
- a CDS encoding DUF1699 family protein: MRLRVVSSKEEIPELNPNEQMIHLAFRPSNMDVMTLIQRCPRIRTVQTPPSYYRTMSKAARQFLEIQGVELLRGDVWGHRKDIDEYYEIDEGVIERISKLISEGRKIDEVVTLVKRETKLSEDMIKYILKTSVII, encoded by the coding sequence ATGAGATTGAGGGTTGTTAGTTCTAAAGAGGAGATCCCGGAGCTTAACCCCAACGAGCAGATGATCCATCTCGCATTCAGGCCGTCGAATATGGACGTGATGACCCTGATCCAGAGGTGCCCCCGGATCCGAACCGTCCAGACCCCCCCATCCTACTACAGGACGATGTCCAAGGCGGCGAGGCAGTTTCTGGAGATCCAGGGGGTGGAGCTGCTGCGGGGCGACGTCTGGGGCCACAGAAAGGACATCGACGAGTACTACGAGATCGACGAGGGGGTCATCGAGAGGATATCCAAACTGATCTCGGAGGGTCGGAAGATCGATGAGGTCGTAACTCTGGTAAAAAGAGAGACGAAGCTCTCGGAAGATATGATCAAGTACATCCTCAAGACGAGCGTCATCATCTGA
- a CDS encoding methionine synthase, with amino-acid sequence MDYGPEIIFDDIGSYPLPAGMSRESLPQGGSYLAVVEEAMVQKVEAGVQRPTYPQFRDMIRMFMDPIEDPKRSESPYLVRAEEARILELSALEALGRRMEGAGGRLEARVCVTGPVELYISRFGATDYRDILDNLARSVGRFVEMAKLSRHFQVAVISIDEPSLGISPNVIFDDDEIKKALEIAARPCGGIDCEVHLHSPLMAEACSSVPGINVIGVESAANPDYLSLVDRRVLEDHGAFLRVGIARTDIDGMVARLNDRLETNLWLDPQRLAREVSASEAAELMEKRLADACRLFGDRVRYAGPDCGLGSWPSQRMAKDCLARCARAIASFASRG; translated from the coding sequence ATGGATTACGGGCCAGAGATCATCTTTGACGACATAGGAAGCTACCCCCTCCCGGCGGGGATGAGCCGGGAGAGCCTCCCTCAGGGGGGATCTTACCTCGCCGTCGTCGAGGAGGCCATGGTCCAGAAGGTCGAGGCCGGGGTCCAGCGCCCCACCTACCCCCAGTTCCGGGACATGATCCGGATGTTCATGGACCCGATCGAGGACCCCAAAAGGTCGGAGAGCCCCTACCTCGTCCGGGCGGAGGAGGCCCGGATCCTGGAGCTATCGGCCCTGGAGGCCCTGGGGAGGAGGATGGAAGGGGCTGGAGGGAGGCTTGAAGCCCGGGTCTGCGTCACCGGCCCCGTGGAGCTCTACATATCCCGGTTCGGTGCCACCGACTACCGGGACATCCTCGATAACCTCGCCAGAAGCGTCGGAAGGTTCGTCGAGATGGCGAAACTGAGCCGCCACTTCCAGGTCGCCGTCATCTCCATAGACGAGCCGAGCCTCGGGATCAGTCCCAACGTCATCTTCGACGATGACGAGATAAAAAAAGCCCTGGAGATCGCAGCCCGTCCCTGCGGGGGGATCGACTGCGAGGTCCACCTCCACTCCCCCCTGATGGCGGAGGCGTGCTCCAGCGTCCCCGGGATCAACGTCATCGGGGTCGAGTCGGCAGCAAATCCCGACTACCTCAGCCTCGTCGACCGGCGGGTCCTGGAGGATCACGGAGCCTTCCTCCGGGTCGGGATCGCGAGGACCGACATCGACGGAATGGTGGCAAGGCTGAACGACCGGCTCGAGACGAACCTCTGGCTCGACCCCCAGAGGCTGGCAAGGGAGGTCTCCGCCTCCGAGGCCGCGGAGCTGATGGAGAAGAGGCTCGCCGATGCGTGCCGCCTCTTCGGAGACCGGGTGAGGTACGCGGGGCCCGACTGCGGCCTCGGCTCCTGGCCGAGCCAGAGGATGGCGAAAGATTGCCTCGCCCGCTGCGCGAGGGCCATCGCCTCCTTCGCCTCCAGGGGGTAG
- a CDS encoding type II toxin-antitoxin system HicA family toxin, giving the protein MQKLPTIDGQELLKFLSSLGFVVVRTRGSHLQLRAEDGRSTTIPLHAKREVPKGLLRKIIRDDLEMSLEEFLDLFSEYRGR; this is encoded by the coding sequence ATGCAGAAGCTTCCTACGATTGACGGCCAAGAACTCCTTAAATTTCTCTCTAGCCTGGGATTCGTGGTGGTCAGAACCAGGGGATCTCATCTCCAGCTGAGGGCGGAGGACGGCAGGAGCACCACTATTCCCCTCCACGCCAAAAGAGAGGTTCCCAAAGGCCTCCTTCGAAAGATAATCCGCGATGATCTGGAGATGAGCCTGGAAGAGTTCCTGGATCTATTTTCAGAATACAGAGGGCGATGA
- a CDS encoding 4Fe-4S dicluster domain-containing protein codes for MLSVNRYKCGYCGACVGVCPVAALELVETWIEVGDDCTECGRCTKICPLGALELKKEAKA; via the coding sequence ATGCTTTCGGTCAACAGATACAAATGCGGCTACTGCGGGGCCTGCGTCGGGGTATGTCCCGTCGCCGCCCTGGAGCTGGTGGAGACCTGGATCGAGGTCGGCGACGACTGTACGGAATGCGGCCGGTGCACCAAGATCTGTCCCCTGGGCGCCCTGGAGCTTAAAAAAGAGGCGAAGGCATGA
- a CDS encoding NAD(P)/FAD-dependent oxidoreductase has product MRCDLVVVGAGPAGSMTAKAAAEAGLDVVLLEKRQEIGDPVRCAEGVSKAALKKLVDPDPTWISAEVKGARIRGPDGTEIVISEDRAGAEVGYVLERKVFDRALAQEAAEAGAKVMVKTRALDLLWEGGVPAGVTAQFIGESLRIEAPLVVGADGVESKVGRWAGIDTALKPKDIETCAQFLVQDDKIDDDYCVFYLGNEIAPGGYVWSFPKGPSLANVGIGVLGSKADSGTPIRLLREFMKKNFPDGKVLEMMAGGVPVSGPIEATVADGVILVGDAARQSDPITGGGIINGMRAGVMAGEIAADLVPKGEVDKRSLQVYEKGWRETIGKSITRNFAVKEFFVDLTDDDLNRLIHSLDGIDVAELDLRGLLKVLVRQNPKHLLKLRHLIV; this is encoded by the coding sequence ATGAGGTGCGACCTGGTGGTGGTGGGGGCGGGGCCCGCCGGCTCGATGACCGCCAAGGCCGCGGCCGAGGCGGGGCTGGACGTTGTATTGCTGGAGAAGAGGCAGGAGATCGGCGACCCCGTCCGGTGCGCCGAGGGCGTCAGCAAGGCCGCCCTCAAGAAGCTCGTCGACCCGGACCCCACCTGGATCTCCGCCGAGGTGAAGGGGGCGAGGATCCGGGGGCCCGACGGGACGGAGATCGTCATATCCGAGGATCGGGCAGGGGCGGAGGTGGGCTACGTCCTGGAGAGGAAGGTCTTCGACCGGGCCCTGGCGCAAGAAGCGGCGGAGGCCGGAGCGAAGGTGATGGTCAAGACGAGGGCGCTGGATCTCCTCTGGGAGGGAGGCGTCCCCGCTGGGGTCACGGCGCAGTTCATCGGCGAGAGCCTCAGGATCGAGGCTCCCCTCGTCGTCGGAGCCGACGGGGTCGAGTCGAAGGTGGGCCGCTGGGCGGGGATCGATACCGCCCTCAAACCCAAGGACATCGAGACCTGCGCCCAGTTCCTCGTCCAGGACGATAAAATCGACGACGACTACTGCGTGTTTTACCTCGGAAACGAGATCGCCCCCGGCGGGTACGTCTGGTCCTTCCCCAAGGGCCCCTCTCTCGCCAACGTCGGGATCGGCGTCCTCGGCTCAAAGGCCGACTCCGGGACCCCCATCAGGCTTCTGAGGGAGTTTATGAAGAAGAACTTCCCCGACGGGAAGGTTCTGGAGATGATGGCGGGCGGGGTTCCGGTCTCCGGCCCCATCGAGGCGACGGTCGCCGACGGGGTGATCCTCGTCGGGGACGCGGCCCGGCAGTCCGACCCCATCACCGGCGGCGGGATCATCAACGGGATGAGGGCCGGGGTGATGGCGGGGGAGATCGCCGCAGACCTGGTCCCCAAGGGGGAGGTGGACAAGAGATCCCTCCAGGTCTACGAGAAGGGGTGGAGGGAGACGATCGGAAAGTCGATCACCAGGAACTTCGCCGTCAAGGAGTTCTTCGTCGACCTCACCGACGACGACCTCAACCGGCTGATCCACTCCCTCGACGGGATCGACGTCGCAGAATTGGACCTGAGGGGGCTATTGAAGGTCCTGGTCCGGCAGAACCCGAAGCACCTCCTGAAGCTCCGCCACCTCATCGTCTAG